The following proteins come from a genomic window of Microbacterium sp. SY138:
- a CDS encoding DUF4862 family protein, which produces MTAPILVSAYPASPAHAHWDPVLEGALLPALCALPGIAGLEVPWMGRLHPHDDAWFLANVPAVPLAVTPIPFVMGRVGAHPGYGLASADEEGRAAAVADLRRVAADVARIDGESAASVAVVTVHSAPRATAAMEPLVRSLGEVAALDWSGARLVIEHCDAFVPGRVPEKGFLPLDAEIAAIRSSGLPIGVWLNWGRSAIELRDADAVTAQIAAAAASGLLVGLAFSGAAPVQSPYGHPWSDAHLPIASTHPESASLLDDAHVAAALAAAGDVEWLGLKTARRPDDTTAADALRTVARNLEVVRAAG; this is translated from the coding sequence ATGACCGCGCCCATTCTCGTCAGCGCCTACCCGGCCTCTCCCGCCCACGCGCACTGGGATCCGGTGCTCGAAGGCGCGCTGCTGCCCGCATTGTGCGCGCTTCCCGGGATCGCCGGGCTCGAGGTGCCGTGGATGGGGCGCCTGCATCCGCACGATGACGCCTGGTTCCTCGCGAACGTGCCGGCCGTGCCGCTCGCCGTCACTCCGATCCCGTTTGTCATGGGACGCGTCGGGGCACACCCCGGGTATGGCCTCGCCTCGGCCGATGAGGAGGGGCGCGCGGCGGCGGTCGCCGATCTTCGGAGGGTCGCCGCCGACGTCGCGCGCATCGACGGCGAGAGCGCCGCATCCGTCGCGGTGGTGACGGTGCACTCCGCGCCGCGAGCTACGGCCGCCATGGAGCCGCTCGTGCGCTCGCTGGGGGAGGTCGCCGCGCTCGACTGGTCCGGCGCGCGCCTGGTCATCGAACACTGCGATGCGTTCGTGCCCGGCCGGGTCCCTGAGAAGGGTTTCCTGCCCTTGGACGCCGAGATCGCCGCGATCCGCTCGTCGGGACTGCCGATCGGAGTGTGGCTCAATTGGGGGCGTTCCGCGATCGAGCTGCGCGATGCGGATGCCGTCACCGCGCAGATCGCGGCGGCGGCGGCGTCCGGCCTCCTCGTCGGCCTGGCGTTCTCAGGGGCCGCTCCGGTGCAGAGTCCGTATGGCCACCCGTGGAGCGATGCGCACCTGCCGATCGCCTCGACCCACCCGGAATCCGCTTCGCTCCTCGACGACGCGCACGTCGCCGCAGCGCTCGCCGCTGCGGGCGACGTCGAGTGGCTGGGGTTGAAGACGGCCCGCCGCCCCGACGACACCACCGCGGCGGATGCCTTGCGCACGGTCGCGCGGAACCTCGAGGTGGTGCGCGCCGCAGGCTGA
- a CDS encoding N-acetylmannosamine-6-phosphate 2-epimerase has translation MRFTDTLERLRGGLIVSCQAYPGEAMRDPRTMAQVAASALAGGAAGIRVQGLDDIRATAHLPVPIVGLWKDGDAEVFITPTLRHAQAVADAGADIVAVDGTRRPRPDGLTLAETIAGLRAHTDALIMADCGSLDDAIAAEAAGADILGTTLSGYTGERPKTTGPDLELIALIAARCRRPIVAEGRVHTPEHAAAAIAAGAFSVCVGTAITHPSTITTWFADAIAGARA, from the coding sequence ATGAGATTCACCGACACCCTCGAACGACTGCGGGGAGGACTGATCGTCTCGTGCCAGGCCTACCCGGGTGAGGCCATGCGCGACCCCCGCACGATGGCGCAGGTCGCGGCGTCCGCCCTGGCCGGAGGAGCAGCCGGAATCCGCGTGCAGGGGCTCGATGACATCCGCGCGACGGCACACCTCCCTGTTCCGATCGTGGGGCTGTGGAAGGACGGCGACGCCGAAGTTTTCATCACTCCGACGCTCCGGCACGCTCAGGCCGTGGCCGACGCGGGCGCCGACATCGTCGCGGTCGACGGGACGCGGCGCCCCCGCCCGGACGGGCTGACGCTCGCGGAGACGATCGCGGGCCTTCGCGCGCACACCGACGCGCTGATCATGGCCGACTGCGGCTCCCTCGACGACGCGATCGCCGCCGAGGCCGCCGGCGCCGATATCCTCGGCACCACCCTGTCGGGATACACCGGAGAGCGCCCGAAGACCACCGGGCCCGACCTGGAGCTCATCGCGCTGATCGCCGCCCGTTGCCGCCGCCCGATCGTCGCCGAGGGGCGCGTCCACACACCCGAGCACGCCGCGGCCGCGATCGCCGCCGGGGCGTTCTCGGTGTGCGTCGGCACCGCCATCACGCATCCGTCCACGATCACCACCTGGTTCGCCGATGCCATCGCGGGCGCACGCGCATGA
- a CDS encoding ROK family protein produces the protein MGEVVLAVDIGGTKTAAALADRDDALLRTEVAATPAAQGPVAVVATVVALAGRLLAGSGLRLSGVGIGTAGVVDAGTGTIVSATDTFADWPGTPLAALVRSGLGALLLPDAPVAVQNDVDAHAAGEHRHGAAAGAASALVVAVGTGVGAGVVLDDRAVRGAHHVAGEIAHLPVPGAAHLRCPCGRFGHLEAIGSGIGMHRHFRSLGGDPGITDARGVAMAAAAADPIARRALDESAAAVGRALAGAATLLDPERIVVTGGVPNIGESWWLPMRAAFHAEAIDALQNTPILPGTLGDYAPLRGAAASAWRRP, from the coding sequence ATGGGCGAGGTCGTCCTCGCCGTCGACATCGGCGGCACCAAGACGGCCGCGGCCCTCGCCGACCGCGACGATGCACTGCTGCGGACCGAGGTGGCCGCGACGCCGGCGGCCCAGGGGCCGGTGGCGGTCGTCGCCACCGTCGTCGCGCTCGCCGGACGTCTCCTCGCCGGCAGCGGGCTGCGCCTTTCGGGCGTCGGCATCGGCACGGCCGGGGTCGTGGATGCCGGAACCGGGACGATCGTTTCCGCCACGGATACGTTCGCGGACTGGCCGGGTACACCGCTGGCCGCACTCGTGCGCTCGGGACTCGGCGCGCTTCTGCTCCCCGACGCTCCCGTCGCCGTGCAGAACGACGTCGACGCGCACGCGGCAGGAGAGCATCGACACGGTGCCGCGGCCGGGGCGGCGAGTGCGCTCGTCGTCGCGGTCGGCACCGGTGTCGGTGCAGGAGTCGTGCTCGACGACAGGGCCGTGCGGGGTGCGCATCACGTCGCGGGGGAGATCGCGCACCTGCCCGTGCCGGGAGCCGCACACCTGCGCTGCCCCTGCGGGCGCTTCGGGCACCTCGAGGCCATCGGCTCCGGCATCGGGATGCATCGGCACTTCCGGTCTCTCGGAGGCGATCCCGGCATCACCGATGCGCGGGGGGTCGCGATGGCAGCTGCGGCCGCGGACCCCATCGCCCGCCGGGCCCTCGACGAGTCGGCCGCGGCGGTGGGTCGGGCCCTCGCGGGGGCGGCGACGCTTCTCGACCCGGAGCGCATCGTGGTCACCGGGGGCGTGCCGAACATCGGTGAGTCCTGGTGGCTTCCGATGCGCGCCGCCTTCCACGCCGAGGCGATCGATGCGCTGCAGAACACCCCCATCCTGCCGGGCACGCTCGGCGACTACGCACCGCTGCGCGGAGCCGCGGCATCCGCCTGGAGGCGACCATGA
- a CDS encoding dihydrodipicolinate synthase family protein: MSAASPAPVFAGVVPPVATPLLEDGSIDHVSLSRLVDRLVAEGVSGLFALGSTGETAYFTDDQRVELLRTIVAANAGRVPVIAGAIELTAPRIIETARRLIDAGAQAIVTTAPLYTLNSAAEVADHFRTIAAAIDAPLWAYDVPVRVHSKLGIDLLVQLGTEGVIHGVKDSSGDDVSFRRLIAANDAAGGPLQLLTGHEVVVDAMALAGADGVVPGLANVEAAGYVRLWEAAKSGDWETARAEQERINRLFDIVFQPKGLSGDATGVGAFKAAMRARGIIDHATMANTVQALDVDAVARIRDILDELHLLPVAVG, encoded by the coding sequence ATGTCTGCTGCCTCTCCCGCCCCCGTCTTCGCGGGCGTCGTCCCGCCCGTCGCCACCCCGCTGCTCGAGGACGGATCGATCGATCACGTCTCCCTCTCCCGCCTCGTCGACCGTCTGGTCGCCGAGGGGGTGTCAGGACTGTTCGCGCTCGGCTCCACCGGCGAGACCGCGTACTTCACCGACGACCAGCGCGTCGAGCTGCTCCGCACGATCGTCGCCGCGAACGCCGGTCGGGTGCCGGTCATCGCCGGCGCGATCGAGCTCACGGCGCCGCGCATCATCGAGACCGCCCGCCGTCTGATCGATGCCGGCGCCCAGGCGATCGTCACGACGGCTCCGCTGTACACGCTGAACTCGGCAGCCGAGGTCGCCGACCACTTCCGCACCATCGCGGCGGCCATCGACGCCCCGCTGTGGGCCTACGACGTGCCGGTGCGCGTGCACTCCAAGCTCGGCATCGACCTGCTCGTGCAGCTGGGCACCGAAGGGGTCATCCACGGCGTGAAGGATTCCTCGGGTGACGACGTCTCGTTCCGGCGCCTGATCGCGGCGAACGATGCCGCAGGGGGTCCGCTGCAGCTGCTCACCGGACACGAGGTCGTCGTCGACGCCATGGCCCTCGCCGGTGCCGACGGCGTGGTTCCCGGGCTCGCGAACGTGGAGGCCGCGGGGTACGTGCGACTGTGGGAGGCCGCGAAGAGCGGCGACTGGGAGACGGCTCGGGCCGAGCAGGAGCGCATCAACCGCCTGTTCGACATCGTGTTCCAGCCGAAGGGCCTCTCGGGCGATGCGACCGGTGTCGGCGCGTTCAAGGCGGCCATGCGCGCCCGTGGCATCATCGATCACGCCACGATGGCGAACACCGTGCAGGCGCTCGACGTCGACGCGGTCGCCCGCATCCGCGACATCCTCGACGAGCTGCATCTGCTCCCGGTCGCCGTCGGCTGA
- a CDS encoding ATP-binding cassette domain-containing protein — translation MSEPVIELKDVHVRYKTRASSLFRPQYVDALAGVSLTVKRGQTLGIVGESGSGKSTSAKVLIGLEKPTSGQVVFGGEPVRSFTPAVRRRLGRILSVVFQDPATALNARMTVRDALLDPMQVHRLGSPSTRSRKVRDLIGLVGLPASALDALPSQLSGGQRQRVAIARALVLDPQVIVADEPTSALDVSVRAQILNLLTDLKDQLGLGMVFISHDIQTVRYLSDEIAVMNKGRVVEFGDAARVFDAPSDEYTRTLLGAAPSLLEPHH, via the coding sequence ATGAGCGAACCCGTCATCGAGCTCAAGGACGTGCACGTCCGCTACAAGACCCGTGCCTCCTCGCTCTTCCGGCCGCAGTACGTGGATGCGCTTGCGGGGGTCTCGCTCACCGTGAAGCGCGGGCAGACGCTCGGCATCGTCGGCGAGTCGGGGTCGGGCAAGTCGACCTCGGCCAAGGTGCTCATCGGCCTCGAGAAGCCCACGAGCGGGCAGGTCGTGTTCGGGGGAGAGCCGGTGCGATCGTTCACGCCCGCCGTGCGCAGACGACTCGGCCGCATCCTCTCCGTGGTGTTCCAGGATCCGGCGACCGCCCTGAACGCGCGGATGACGGTGCGCGATGCGCTGCTCGACCCGATGCAGGTGCACCGCCTCGGCAGCCCGTCGACCCGGAGCCGAAAGGTGCGCGACCTGATCGGTCTCGTCGGACTGCCGGCATCGGCCCTGGACGCCCTGCCCAGCCAGCTCTCGGGGGGCCAGCGCCAGCGTGTGGCGATCGCCAGGGCGCTCGTGCTCGACCCGCAGGTGATCGTCGCCGACGAGCCCACCTCGGCGCTCGACGTCTCGGTGCGTGCCCAGATCCTCAATCTGCTGACCGATCTGAAGGATCAACTCGGCCTCGGGATGGTGTTCATCTCCCACGACATCCAGACCGTCCGCTATCTCTCCGACGAGATCGCCGTGATGAACAAGGGGCGCGTCGTCGAATTCGGCGATGCGGCCCGCGTGTTCGACGCGCCCTCCGACGAGTACACCAGAACGCTGCTGGGCGCTGCGCCCTCGCTGCTCGAACCCCACCACTGA
- a CDS encoding dipeptide/oligopeptide/nickel ABC transporter permease/ATP-binding protein — protein sequence MRRKLTKRLSVPGLRWGRLSLGSIICIAVLAIIGLAAIFAPLIAPFDPLASGTPVQPPSAEHWFGTDRQGRDIFSRLVFGARYSLVIGIGATLVALLAACVLGTIAATAPRWISETLMRVMDVVMSFPGIALAAVFVAVFGKSLPVLVLTIAFLYVPQLTRIVRANILDQYGEDYVSAVRVMGAGTPRIIVRHVARNAMAPVLVFATVLVADAIVFEASLSFLQAGVPDPEPSWGNVIAAGRNLLMSGAWWATFFPGILIMLTVLCLNILSEGMTDAMVSPRARKITADAAGTEESTHELEVAAIPDDTHVIPTVDTAVNLSVPSGVPDTLVPRAEDVPLAERLAELRQRELSRTDRLVYTAEEKPLLDVQDLCISFPRHGDVDVVDHVSFTVRPGETMSLVGESGCGKSITSLAIMGLLDPKADIRGRILFDGEDLLQMAPKERNALRGHDIAMVYQDALSSLNPAMLIRSQMKQLTSRGGTRTARELLELVGLDPDRTLASYPHELSGGQRQRVLIAMALTRNPRLVIADEPTTALDVTVQAQVVDLLMRLQKELGFALLFVSHDLALVAELTHRITVMYAGQVVEQGTTREVLTQPVHEYTQGLLGAVLSIEAGSDRLHQVSGVVPSPRDFPTGDRFAPRSSDPARYAGVAPVRRHIAGTEHYYSAHPDDAPVEPIGAGR from the coding sequence ATGCGACGCAAACTCACGAAACGTCTCTCCGTTCCCGGTCTCCGCTGGGGCCGGCTGTCCCTTGGATCGATCATCTGCATCGCCGTGCTGGCGATCATCGGGCTGGCGGCGATCTTCGCACCGCTCATCGCGCCCTTCGACCCGCTGGCGTCCGGGACTCCGGTGCAGCCGCCGAGCGCGGAGCACTGGTTCGGCACCGACCGTCAGGGCCGCGACATCTTCTCCCGTCTCGTCTTCGGTGCCCGCTACTCGCTCGTGATCGGCATCGGCGCGACACTCGTCGCGCTGCTGGCTGCCTGCGTGCTCGGGACGATCGCCGCCACGGCCCCGAGGTGGATCTCCGAGACGCTCATGCGCGTCATGGACGTCGTGATGTCGTTCCCCGGCATCGCGCTCGCCGCCGTCTTCGTGGCGGTGTTCGGCAAGTCGCTCCCCGTGCTCGTGCTCACGATCGCGTTCCTCTATGTGCCGCAGCTCACCCGCATCGTCCGCGCCAACATCCTCGACCAGTACGGCGAGGACTACGTCTCGGCCGTGCGCGTGATGGGCGCGGGCACCCCGCGCATCATCGTCCGCCACGTGGCGCGCAACGCCATGGCCCCCGTGCTGGTGTTCGCGACCGTGCTCGTCGCCGACGCGATCGTGTTCGAGGCTTCGCTGTCGTTCCTGCAGGCCGGGGTTCCCGACCCCGAGCCGTCGTGGGGTAACGTGATCGCCGCCGGCCGCAATCTGCTGATGAGCGGCGCGTGGTGGGCGACCTTCTTCCCCGGCATCCTCATCATGCTCACGGTGCTGTGCCTCAACATCCTCTCGGAGGGGATGACCGATGCGATGGTGTCGCCGCGGGCACGCAAGATCACCGCGGATGCCGCGGGCACCGAGGAGTCCACGCACGAGCTCGAGGTCGCAGCGATCCCCGACGACACCCACGTGATCCCCACCGTCGACACGGCGGTGAACCTCTCCGTTCCGAGCGGGGTGCCCGACACCCTGGTGCCGCGCGCAGAGGACGTCCCTCTCGCCGAGCGACTGGCCGAGCTCCGTCAGCGCGAGCTCTCGCGCACCGACCGCCTGGTGTACACGGCGGAGGAGAAGCCTCTGCTCGACGTGCAGGATCTGTGCATCTCGTTCCCCCGTCATGGCGACGTGGACGTGGTCGACCACGTCAGCTTCACGGTACGCCCCGGCGAGACGATGTCGCTGGTGGGGGAGTCGGGCTGCGGCAAGTCGATCACCTCGCTCGCGATCATGGGCCTGCTCGATCCGAAAGCCGACATCCGCGGGCGCATCCTGTTCGACGGCGAGGACCTGCTGCAGATGGCACCCAAGGAGCGCAACGCGCTGCGCGGCCACGACATCGCGATGGTCTACCAGGACGCGCTGAGCTCCCTCAACCCGGCGATGCTCATCCGCTCGCAGATGAAGCAGCTCACGTCGCGCGGCGGCACCCGCACCGCCAGGGAGCTGCTGGAGCTCGTGGGTCTCGACCCCGACCGCACCCTCGCCTCGTACCCGCACGAGCTCTCGGGAGGCCAACGGCAGCGCGTGCTCATCGCCATGGCGCTCACCCGGAACCCGCGACTGGTGATCGCCGATGAGCCGACCACGGCCCTCGACGTCACGGTGCAGGCGCAGGTCGTCGACCTGCTCATGCGGTTGCAGAAGGAGCTCGGATTCGCGCTCCTGTTCGTCTCTCACGACCTCGCGCTCGTCGCCGAGCTCACGCACAGGATCACGGTGATGTACGCGGGCCAGGTCGTCGAGCAGGGCACGACCAGAGAGGTGCTGACCCAGCCGGTGCACGAGTACACGCAGGGGCTCCTCGGCGCGGTGCTCTCGATCGAGGCCGGTTCCGATCGTCTTCATCAGGTCTCGGGCGTCGTGCCGTCGCCGCGAGACTTCCCGACGGGCGACCGCTTCGCGCCGCGCTCCAGCGACCCCGCCCGGTACGCGGGCGTCGCCCCGGTGCGGCGGCACATCGCAGGAACCGAGCACTACTACTCCGCGCATCCCGACGATGCGCCCGTCGAGCCGATCGGAGCAGGACGATGA
- a CDS encoding ABC transporter permease, which produces MSHTLRLIGRRLLQLPLMILGITFLVFFVMSFSPVDPARTALGETASPEALEAYREDHGLDLPLFVRYVNFLLGLVQGDLGAYSARSLPVIDEVARAFPVTLALTFLGLLIAVIVAFVIGVLAAVYRDRWPDQVIRVFGVAALSTPSFWLAILLIQVFTLGLNLLPASGPLPDFWSDPSGWLARMTLPAIALAVPVIGQLSRVVRTSMVEELDRDYVRTALGAGIPRVIVVGRNVLRNALITPVTVLGLRIGYLLGGAVVIEIIFAIPGMGTLILNGVTNNEPNLVQGVTLAVALAFVVINIIVDLLYVLINPRIRAV; this is translated from the coding sequence GTGTCCCACACGCTCCGCCTCATCGGCCGGCGACTGCTGCAGCTGCCGCTGATGATCCTCGGCATCACGTTCCTCGTGTTCTTCGTGATGTCGTTCTCCCCCGTAGACCCGGCGCGCACCGCGCTCGGCGAGACGGCGTCACCCGAAGCCCTCGAGGCGTACCGCGAGGACCACGGCCTCGACCTCCCGCTGTTCGTCCGCTACGTGAACTTCCTGCTCGGACTCGTGCAGGGCGACCTCGGCGCCTACTCCGCACGCAGTCTCCCGGTGATCGACGAGGTCGCCCGCGCCTTCCCGGTGACCTTGGCCCTCACCTTCCTCGGGCTCCTCATCGCGGTGATCGTCGCCTTCGTGATCGGCGTCCTCGCCGCCGTCTACCGCGACCGCTGGCCCGATCAGGTGATCCGCGTGTTCGGCGTCGCGGCGCTCTCCACGCCGTCGTTCTGGCTCGCCATCCTGCTCATCCAGGTCTTCACCCTGGGGCTGAACCTGCTGCCGGCCTCCGGGCCGCTCCCGGATTTCTGGAGCGACCCCTCCGGATGGCTCGCCCGCATGACCCTCCCCGCCATCGCGCTCGCCGTGCCGGTGATCGGTCAGCTCTCCCGCGTCGTGCGCACCTCGATGGTCGAGGAGCTCGACCGCGACTACGTGCGCACCGCCCTGGGCGCCGGCATCCCGCGAGTGATCGTCGTCGGTCGCAATGTGCTGCGCAACGCCCTGATCACCCCGGTCACCGTGCTCGGACTCCGCATCGGCTACCTGCTCGGCGGTGCGGTCGTGATCGAGATCATCTTCGCCATCCCGGGAATGGGAACGCTCATCCTCAACGGCGTCACCAACAACGAACCCAACCTCGTGCAGGGTGTGACGCTCGCCGTGGCGCTCGCCTTCGTCGTGATCAACATCATCGTCGACCTCCTGTACGTGCTCATCAATCCTCGAATCCGGGCGGTGTGA
- a CDS encoding ABC transporter substrate-binding protein, with protein sequence MNRHITRRRAGRFAMAVAGTVAASVALAGCGAGTTSTPDESAAASEIDPDGIIEAGISYTLNGSFDPMVASGAVTVSANWHIFEGLVDLDPVTQKSAPALAADLPTKIDDTTYEIDLREGATFQNGDPVTADDVVFSYDRVLDPNNNSLFLSFVDFIDTVTAVDDDTVRITTDYPFSLINDRLGVVKIVPKSVVEADPEGFATNPVGSGPYSLVSAVPEDKLVFERYDDYNGPRPALAAGMNWNLLSDASARVTAMSTGTVQAIEDVPYIDVDALASSADVDSVQSFGLLFMMFNTKAAPFDDVRVRQALHYALDMDKIIGTGMLGNATPATSFLPETYPNYHEASTVYTYDPEKAKELLADAGVSDLSITLLTTDTGWVKEVAPLIKESLDAIGIDTTLDIGQSASMYEKVDSGDYTVAVAPGDPSVFGVDPDLLMNWWYGENVWTQTRTNWADSPEYAQLRTLLDTAVQQEGEEQQKTWDEAYDLLSDQAVLYPLFHRKLPTAWSSQELVGFQPVPTTGLSFLDVGVAAK encoded by the coding sequence ATGAACCGACACATCACCCGCCGCCGCGCGGGTCGATTCGCGATGGCGGTCGCCGGCACAGTCGCCGCGTCCGTCGCCCTCGCCGGCTGCGGCGCGGGCACCACCAGCACTCCCGACGAGAGCGCAGCCGCGAGCGAGATCGACCCCGACGGCATCATCGAAGCGGGCATCTCGTACACGCTGAACGGCAGCTTCGACCCGATGGTCGCGTCGGGCGCCGTCACGGTCTCGGCGAACTGGCACATCTTCGAGGGGCTGGTCGACCTCGACCCCGTCACCCAGAAATCTGCCCCCGCCCTCGCCGCCGACCTCCCGACGAAGATCGACGACACGACCTACGAGATCGACCTCCGCGAAGGCGCCACCTTCCAGAACGGCGATCCGGTCACCGCCGACGACGTGGTCTTCAGCTACGACCGCGTGCTCGACCCGAACAACAACTCGCTCTTCCTGTCGTTCGTCGACTTCATCGACACCGTCACCGCGGTCGACGACGACACCGTGCGGATCACCACCGACTACCCGTTCTCGCTGATCAACGACCGCCTCGGTGTCGTCAAGATCGTCCCGAAGTCGGTCGTCGAAGCCGACCCCGAGGGCTTCGCCACCAACCCCGTCGGTTCCGGCCCGTACTCGCTGGTGTCGGCCGTTCCCGAGGACAAGCTCGTCTTCGAGCGCTACGACGACTACAACGGGCCGCGCCCCGCGCTCGCCGCCGGCATGAACTGGAACCTGCTCTCCGACGCCTCCGCTCGCGTCACCGCGATGTCCACGGGCACCGTGCAGGCGATCGAGGACGTGCCGTACATCGACGTCGACGCGCTCGCCTCCTCGGCCGACGTCGACAGCGTGCAGTCGTTCGGCCTGCTGTTCATGATGTTCAACACCAAGGCGGCGCCGTTCGACGACGTCCGCGTGCGCCAGGCCCTGCACTACGCCCTCGACATGGACAAGATCATCGGCACCGGCATGCTCGGCAACGCCACGCCCGCGACCTCGTTCCTGCCCGAGACCTACCCGAACTACCACGAGGCCTCCACGGTCTACACCTACGACCCCGAGAAGGCGAAGGAACTGCTCGCCGACGCGGGCGTCTCCGACCTGTCCATCACCCTGCTCACCACCGACACCGGATGGGTCAAGGAGGTCGCCCCGCTGATCAAGGAGTCCCTCGACGCGATCGGCATCGACACGACGCTCGACATCGGGCAGTCCGCGTCGATGTACGAGAAGGTCGACTCCGGCGACTACACGGTGGCCGTGGCCCCCGGTGACCCCTCGGTCTTCGGCGTCGACCCCGACCTGCTCATGAACTGGTGGTACGGCGAGAACGTCTGGACCCAGACCCGCACCAACTGGGCCGACTCTCCCGAGTACGCCCAGCTGCGCACGCTCCTCGACACCGCCGTCCAGCAGGAGGGCGAGGAGCAGCAGAAGACCTGGGACGAGGCCTACGACCTGCTCTCCGACCAGGCCGTGCTCTACCCGCTGTTCCACCGCAAGCTGCCGACCGCATGGAGCAGCCAGGAGCTGGTCGGATTCCAGCCCGTCCCCACCACCGGACTGTCGTTCCTCGACGTCGGCGTGGCGGCGAAGTAG
- a CDS encoding FadR/GntR family transcriptional regulator, with the protein MRRSTTADQIKQLILTRGLTPGDPLPTEAELCEELDVSRSSVREAIRTLSTLDIVDVRHGHGTYVGPMSLDPMVEALVFRGVLSPEGSLQALREVVEVRLALDLSMAERVVAAAQDDPDPELDALVADMVAKAERGEHFLDEDRAFHTRLFGAIGNRLVGQLVGAFWDVHTAVLPQLGIPQPDDIHKTAKAHGDMLDAARSGDVERYRQAVIEHYQPLQRVLASAAEESQG; encoded by the coding sequence ATGCGGCGCTCGACCACGGCGGATCAGATCAAGCAGCTCATCCTGACCCGGGGGCTCACGCCGGGCGACCCGCTGCCGACCGAGGCGGAGCTCTGCGAGGAGCTCGACGTCTCGCGATCCTCCGTGCGCGAGGCGATCCGCACGCTCTCGACCCTCGACATCGTCGATGTGCGTCACGGCCACGGCACGTATGTCGGACCGATGTCGCTGGACCCGATGGTGGAAGCCCTCGTGTTCCGCGGGGTGCTGTCGCCGGAGGGATCCCTGCAGGCGCTGCGGGAGGTCGTCGAAGTGCGCCTGGCGCTGGATCTGTCGATGGCCGAACGCGTGGTGGCCGCCGCTCAGGACGACCCCGACCCCGAGCTCGACGCCCTGGTGGCCGACATGGTCGCCAAGGCTGAGCGCGGGGAGCACTTCCTCGACGAGGACCGCGCGTTCCACACCCGCCTCTTCGGCGCGATCGGCAACCGCCTGGTCGGTCAGCTGGTCGGCGCCTTCTGGGATGTGCACACGGCCGTGCTCCCCCAGCTGGGCATCCCTCAGCCCGACGACATCCACAAGACGGCGAAGGCGCACGGCGACATGCTCGACGCCGCACGTTCGGGTGATGTCGAACGCTATCGGCAGGCCGTCATCGAGCACTATCAGCCGCTGCAGCGTGTGCTCGCGAGCGCGGCGGAGGAATCCCAGGGCTGA
- a CDS encoding DUF808 domain-containing protein, with product MSVGLLAVVDDILSAAMKASAKAAGVVIDDAAVTPQYVQGLTPARELPVVGKIALGSLANKFVIIIPAALLLTAFAPWVLPYLLILGGAYLCFEGAEKVLEWFGVQHGHADEGARDERKLVLGAVRTDLILSTEIMLISLASLEKGLDIWATLAILAVIALLMTGVVYGAVALLVKIDDIGLKMAKNPVQRVRHTGTRIVRSMPGVFRFISILGTVAMLWVGGHLVLVNLGEVGWHFPVDVLHAVEQALHGLGPVVVWIVDTIISAIAGLILGLLVVGIVLGIARLFGKTPSFHEGEASPADVHV from the coding sequence ATGTCCGTTGGACTTCTGGCCGTCGTCGACGACATCCTGAGCGCAGCGATGAAGGCGTCGGCCAAGGCGGCCGGCGTCGTGATCGACGACGCCGCGGTGACTCCGCAGTACGTGCAGGGCCTCACGCCCGCGAGGGAGCTGCCCGTCGTCGGCAAGATCGCCCTCGGGTCGCTGGCGAACAAGTTCGTGATCATCATCCCGGCGGCGCTGCTGCTGACCGCGTTCGCGCCGTGGGTGCTGCCGTATCTGCTGATCCTGGGCGGGGCGTACCTGTGCTTCGAGGGCGCCGAGAAGGTGCTCGAGTGGTTCGGCGTGCAGCACGGTCACGCCGACGAGGGAGCGCGCGATGAGAGGAAGCTCGTGCTCGGTGCGGTGCGCACCGACCTGATCCTCTCGACCGAGATCATGCTCATCTCGCTCGCGAGCCTTGAGAAGGGGCTCGACATCTGGGCGACGCTGGCGATCCTCGCCGTGATCGCCCTCCTCATGACGGGTGTCGTCTACGGCGCTGTCGCACTGCTGGTGAAGATCGACGACATCGGTCTGAAGATGGCGAAGAACCCGGTGCAGCGTGTGCGGCACACCGGCACCAGGATCGTGCGCTCGATGCCCGGGGTGTTCCGCTTCATCAGCATCCTCGGCACGGTCGCCATGCTCTGGGTCGGCGGCCATCTCGTTCTGGTGAACCTCGGCGAGGTGGGGTGGCATTTCCCGGTCGACGTGCTGCACGCGGTGGAGCAGGCGCTCCATGGCCTCGGTCCGGTCGTGGTCTGGATCGTGGACACCATCATCTCCGCGATCGCCGGTCTCATCCTGGGGCTGCTCGTCGTCGGGATCGTGCTCGGCATCGCCCGCCTGTTCGGCAAGACCCCCAGCTTCCACGAGGGCGAGGCATCCCCCGCCGACGTGCACGTTTGA